A genomic window from Halogeometricum sp. S3BR5-2 includes:
- a CDS encoding TrmB family transcriptional regulator codes for MSNQSETAELLTWYGLSTYEASVFVSLLELESGTAKEVSKHSGVPQSQVYGAADSLQEQGFIEAQESRPRVYQPIDVDEAISRLKARHERRTDAAERNLRRIQENRETESEEQKEAVWTINGIDAVKSRMMSIISDAEEKIVLGIGGESPLTDTLESLLRQKDATGIDVVVVTNSDRVSTQFDSVGAVLTQEEVSGDESPSRHILIADGETILFGVRTNGSETAIWSSETDFADVLIEFARKRMVL; via the coding sequence ATGTCAAATCAGTCTGAAACTGCAGAGTTACTGACGTGGTACGGGCTGTCCACCTACGAGGCGAGCGTGTTCGTCTCGCTCCTAGAACTGGAAAGCGGAACCGCCAAAGAGGTTTCCAAACACTCGGGCGTCCCGCAGTCACAAGTGTACGGCGCCGCGGATTCGCTTCAGGAACAAGGGTTCATCGAGGCACAGGAGTCGAGACCGCGAGTGTACCAGCCGATAGACGTGGACGAAGCCATCAGTCGGCTGAAGGCGCGACACGAACGGCGAACCGACGCCGCGGAACGGAACCTGCGGCGTATCCAAGAGAACCGGGAGACCGAATCGGAGGAGCAGAAGGAAGCCGTCTGGACGATCAACGGCATCGACGCCGTCAAATCGCGGATGATGAGCATCATTTCGGACGCCGAAGAGAAGATAGTACTCGGTATCGGCGGGGAGTCACCCCTCACTGACACGCTGGAATCGCTACTCCGACAGAAAGACGCGACGGGTATCGATGTCGTCGTCGTCACGAACAGCGACCGAGTCTCCACGCAGTTCGACAGCGTCGGTGCGGTGCTCACGCAGGAGGAGGTGTCGGGCGACGAATCGCCGTCCCGACACATCCTCATCGCGGACGGCGAGACGATACTCTTCGGCGTCCGAACGAACGGTAGCGAGACGGCGATCTGGAGTTCGGAGACGGACTTCGCCGACGTGCTGATCGAATTCGCTCGAAAGAGGATGGTTCTCTAA
- a CDS encoding BGTF surface domain-containing protein yields the protein MSETNNLRALLMAALVAMSVFAGVGTVSAFDADSIETGPEANVAVGQDTATQEFTFETSIAEGETETITIDTSSLPNDAELLGVGATAASDDLEIVESSVDDEEATIGIENTGDAAVTGSTITVTLVYDTSDLEPGDTGPASFNMSNSTSETDTEVTFDLGVNEIGDVNFQGEVVHINTSTLGDDVTLREVDEREDGDITQSSFISQLNPTDDGIVEIDTNDLEGDYVVAGDGGVNGENAIEFEVAVQSLTANWSEDSVNQDDEEDLELESGRSDYLVEVGADGLDADDLEDIFGEASQFVGVNDEDDTVYLESDTDTDITANFSDDIDAGDYNFDVEVTDTTASDSASIEVTDDEADVNFADSVYTEQVGDVVEMSVNMEDREEAYVFVGGEDVNYLEAVQLTDDDEDGVVNFTFNSYTANEENTNPFELVEDSDDELELATGDIEAENGDIGDSLDGTLDERLETGDYDLRTSTSLAYDVDDDEVVDEQDVATLDLGERSTNGINTWTAPSGNAGEYDDVEELLEEVNRSSTLAIDDRLVVQINASGISGIVDEDDITTINGQADNGLNLDIEEGDSGANADDNSGLTLDSSNAEIYQDQSVADNQVFVVVDTRNVDLEDEEQYEAVFTVGDEDADVSPIDYVDDEEEESVSTTFIAEDANADLDLNDDDQFEVPQSQNAQVEFDTNLAGGSEVIVRLRSSASDSAFLLSNTVDTDANGTVSTTFDTSDIEVGTEFNMVVRSDGDEIADEDGIIVEGSNMTGTMGEGTMSETPGTDDGMTDTETEMPTDTEETPTEGGESPTEGGETTTGSTDGGTPGFGVVVAVTALLAAALLAVRRD from the coding sequence ATGAGCGAAACAAACAATCTTCGTGCCCTGCTGATGGCGGCACTCGTGGCCATGTCGGTCTTCGCGGGCGTTGGAACGGTCAGCGCCTTCGACGCCGACAGCATCGAAACCGGCCCCGAGGCCAACGTCGCCGTCGGTCAGGACACGGCTACCCAAGAATTTACCTTCGAGACGTCTATCGCCGAAGGTGAGACAGAAACGATAACGATTGACACGAGCAGTCTCCCGAACGACGCCGAACTGCTCGGCGTCGGTGCGACGGCTGCCAGCGACGATCTCGAAATCGTTGAGAGTTCGGTCGACGATGAAGAGGCCACCATCGGTATCGAGAACACTGGTGACGCCGCGGTGACCGGCAGTACCATCACCGTCACGCTCGTGTACGACACGAGCGATCTCGAACCCGGAGACACCGGTCCGGCCTCGTTCAACATGTCGAACTCGACGAGCGAAACCGACACGGAGGTCACCTTCGACCTCGGTGTCAACGAGATCGGTGACGTCAACTTCCAGGGCGAAGTGGTGCACATCAACACCAGCACCCTGGGCGACGACGTCACGCTCCGAGAGGTCGACGAGCGCGAAGACGGAGACATCACCCAGAGTAGCTTCATCAGCCAACTCAATCCCACCGACGACGGTATCGTCGAGATCGACACCAACGATCTCGAAGGTGACTACGTCGTCGCCGGGGACGGCGGTGTGAACGGCGAGAACGCGATCGAGTTCGAGGTCGCGGTCCAGAGCCTCACGGCCAACTGGAGCGAAGACTCGGTCAACCAGGACGACGAGGAGGACCTCGAACTCGAATCCGGTCGCAGTGACTACCTTGTCGAAGTCGGCGCCGACGGTCTGGACGCCGACGACCTCGAGGACATCTTCGGCGAGGCCTCGCAGTTCGTCGGTGTGAACGACGAGGACGACACGGTCTACCTCGAATCCGACACCGATACGGACATCACGGCTAACTTCTCGGACGACATCGACGCCGGTGACTACAACTTCGACGTCGAAGTGACGGACACGACGGCCTCCGACTCGGCGTCCATCGAAGTCACCGACGACGAGGCGGACGTCAACTTCGCCGACTCGGTCTACACCGAACAGGTCGGTGACGTCGTCGAGATGTCGGTCAACATGGAAGACCGCGAAGAAGCGTACGTCTTCGTCGGCGGTGAGGACGTGAACTACCTCGAAGCCGTCCAACTGACCGACGACGACGAGGACGGCGTGGTGAACTTCACGTTCAACAGCTACACCGCGAACGAGGAGAACACCAACCCGTTCGAGCTCGTCGAGGACTCTGACGACGAACTCGAACTGGCGACGGGCGACATCGAAGCGGAGAACGGTGACATCGGCGACAGTCTCGACGGCACGCTCGACGAGCGACTCGAGACCGGTGACTACGACCTCCGCACGAGCACGTCGCTCGCGTACGACGTCGACGACGACGAAGTCGTCGACGAGCAGGACGTCGCGACGCTCGACCTCGGCGAACGCAGCACGAACGGTATCAACACGTGGACCGCGCCGAGCGGTAACGCCGGCGAGTACGACGACGTCGAGGAACTCCTCGAAGAGGTCAACCGGAGCAGCACGCTCGCCATCGACGACCGTCTGGTCGTCCAGATCAACGCGAGCGGCATCTCCGGCATCGTCGACGAGGACGACATCACCACGATCAACGGTCAGGCCGACAACGGTCTCAACCTCGACATCGAGGAAGGAGACTCCGGCGCGAACGCTGACGACAACAGCGGCCTGACGCTGGACAGCAGCAACGCCGAGATCTACCAGGACCAGTCGGTCGCCGACAATCAGGTCTTCGTGGTCGTCGACACGCGTAACGTCGACCTGGAAGACGAAGAACAGTACGAGGCGGTCTTCACCGTCGGCGACGAGGACGCGGACGTGAGTCCGATCGACTACGTCGACGACGAGGAAGAAGAGAGCGTCTCCACGACGTTCATAGCCGAGGACGCGAACGCGGACCTTGACCTGAACGACGACGACCAGTTCGAGGTCCCGCAGTCGCAGAACGCACAGGTCGAGTTCGACACGAACCTCGCTGGCGGCTCCGAAGTCATCGTCCGCCTGCGCAGTTCGGCCTCTGACTCCGCGTTCCTGCTCTCGAACACGGTCGACACCGACGCGAACGGCACCGTCTCCACGACGTTCGACACTTCCGACATCGAAGTCGGAACGGAGTTCAACATGGTCGTCCGCAGCGACGGCGACGAAATCGCTGACGAGGACGGCATCATCGTCGAAGGCTCGAACATGACGGGCACGATGGGCGAAGGCACGATGTCGGAGACTCCCGGGACGGACGACGGGATGACCGACACCGAGACCGAGATGCCCACGGACACCGAAGAAACGCCCACGGAGGGCGGCGAATCGCCCACTGAGGGTGGCGAAACCACGACGGGCTCCACTGACGGTGGCACGCCCGGCTTCGGTGTTGTCGTTGCCGTGACGGCGCTGCTGGCTGCGGCTCTGCTGGCAGTCCGCCGCGACTAA
- a CDS encoding MFS transporter: protein MGEATGDGIREAVSGNILQYYIYKSTKAVEFYRPIMYLFFLAQGLSFTQISILEVLYNLTTLFGEIPTGYIGDRVGRRNSLLIGTSLISLTLLGIGLSNSFLPLAGLYVCWSLGYNFRSGSEDAWLYDTLTDDLSEDEFAHVRGRGESAALAVGAGAAILGGYLGSIDLSYPWFVAAGVTSLGVVVLLTLDEPQTYKETATEELSLRRTVRIVRTVLGRRRLRSFLLYYYVLYAAVTYLVFVFLQPIFETVVLDLGIQQSQVETLLGWFYAAYSLVGAVLNYYTGAIRETIGLQTWFLVLPFAVGGALIGMYFLPVLALPTFLLIRGVSDVTRSFAGQYINDRVETLARATVLSAMAMVSGLAVVPFQLGSGVISDAVSPLFALGVGGIVLVVGATAILLWEAPIGDESIQH from the coding sequence ATGGGAGAAGCCACAGGAGATGGCATCCGGGAGGCTGTCTCTGGAAACATCCTACAGTATTACATATACAAGTCGACGAAAGCGGTCGAATTCTATCGGCCCATCATGTACCTCTTCTTTTTGGCTCAGGGGCTTTCGTTCACTCAGATTTCCATTCTGGAGGTGCTCTACAATCTGACGACGTTGTTCGGAGAGATACCGACTGGCTACATCGGCGACCGCGTTGGACGACGCAACAGCCTCCTCATCGGGACGTCACTCATATCACTGACACTCCTCGGTATCGGTCTGTCGAACTCGTTTCTTCCGCTGGCAGGCCTCTACGTCTGCTGGTCACTGGGCTACAACTTCCGCTCCGGGAGCGAAGACGCGTGGCTCTACGACACACTCACCGACGACCTCTCCGAAGACGAGTTTGCCCACGTTCGGGGGCGAGGAGAATCGGCGGCGTTGGCCGTTGGAGCCGGTGCGGCGATTCTCGGTGGGTATCTCGGCAGCATCGACCTCTCGTATCCCTGGTTCGTCGCAGCGGGCGTGACGAGTCTCGGGGTCGTGGTACTGCTCACGCTTGACGAACCCCAGACGTACAAGGAAACCGCGACTGAGGAGTTGAGCCTCCGTCGAACGGTCCGTATCGTGAGAACGGTCCTCGGTCGTCGCCGTTTGCGGTCGTTCCTGCTCTACTACTATGTTCTGTACGCCGCGGTCACGTACCTCGTATTCGTCTTCCTCCAGCCGATCTTCGAGACCGTCGTTCTCGACCTCGGAATCCAGCAATCACAGGTCGAAACCCTGTTAGGGTGGTTCTATGCGGCGTACAGTCTCGTCGGCGCGGTACTCAACTACTACACGGGGGCAATCAGAGAGACGATCGGACTACAAACGTGGTTTCTCGTCCTCCCGTTCGCCGTTGGTGGCGCGCTGATCGGGATGTACTTCCTCCCGGTGCTTGCCCTTCCGACGTTCCTTCTGATTCGAGGAGTCTCGGATGTCACCCGTTCGTTCGCCGGGCAGTACATCAATGACCGTGTGGAGACGCTCGCTCGCGCCACCGTTCTAAGTGCGATGGCGATGGTCAGCGGCCTCGCAGTCGTCCCGTTTCAACTCGGAAGCGGCGTCATATCCGACGCCGTCTCTCCGCTGTTTGCACTGGGTGTCGGTGGTATCGTTCTCGTCGTTGGGGCAACGGCCATCCTTCTCTGGGAGGCTCCTATCGGCGATGAATCAATCCAACACTAA
- a CDS encoding DUF7534 family protein, producing MDLSRRSRFVIYESLFIILGFAIAAQIAPPDIYSQLLGTFVILTITLPLSYWLVYKRQ from the coding sequence ATGGACTTATCACGCCGTTCCCGGTTCGTCATCTACGAGTCTCTGTTTATTATCCTCGGATTCGCAATCGCCGCTCAGATCGCGCCCCCAGACATCTATAGCCAACTACTCGGGACGTTCGTGATCCTCACGATTACACTCCCACTTTCCTACTGGCTGGTGTACAAACGTCAGTAA